The Proteiniborus ethanoligenes DNA window AAGAGGTATAATATGTTTTATATTTAAACAAAATATGCTATAATAAGTCACATAATTCTATTAGAAGGTGAAGCTATGATTGTAGTAAAAGTTTTAGTCTTAGCCATAATCGGAGCTTTGATTGGGTGGCTTACAAATTTAATAGCTATTAAGCTAATGTTTAGACCACTTTATCCAGTTAAAATACCTGTGCTTAATTATAGTATTCAAGGTTTAATTCCAAAGCGTAGAGAAGAATTGGCTAAAAGTATTGGAGATGTAATTGAAAATGAGCTGTTATCCATGAATGAAATATTGGACAAGGCTATAGAAGGAAATAATATGTCTCAAATAAAAGATACATTAAAAAATAAAATCAATGAAATTATAAGAGACAAGCTCCCAGCAATTGTACCTAGTATGTTTAAAAATATGATTTATTCATATGTTGATGAATTTATTGAGAGAGATGGGGAGGATATTATTAGGGATTTTTCTAAAAAAGCTATTGAAAAAGCTTCAAAAGATATAAGCCTATCTCAAATTGTGGAAGAAAAAATTAACTCTTTTGATATCAGAAGAATTGAGGAGATTATAGTTTCTATTGCAAAACAAGAATTAAAGCATATTGAAATTCTAGGAGGTATCTTAGGATTTTTTATAGGCATAGTGCAAGGAATAATAGTAATTCTTTTATAAAAAAGGCACACCATTGTATGGTATGCCTTTTTTTCTTAGGTAGCTAATACATGTGAAGGATTATTTTGTTCAAAAATATAATCTAGCTCATCTCCAGTCATATTCTCATTATCTAATAAGTATTGAGATATTATTGTTAGCATACTTTTATTATCTTGGACTATT harbors:
- a CDS encoding DUF445 domain-containing protein, whose amino-acid sequence is MIVVKVLVLAIIGALIGWLTNLIAIKLMFRPLYPVKIPVLNYSIQGLIPKRREELAKSIGDVIENELLSMNEILDKAIEGNNMSQIKDTLKNKINEIIRDKLPAIVPSMFKNMIYSYVDEFIERDGEDIIRDFSKKAIEKASKDISLSQIVEEKINSFDIRRIEEIIVSIAKQELKHIEILGGILGFFIGIVQGIIVILL